GGCGGGGAGAATGGGCCCCTGGGAATAAGCCCAGGAAGGGGTACACTGGGCCAACCTGGGGTCCCCACCTCACTCCCCTCTGCCCTGCATGGCCCTGTGACCTCCCCGAGACCCTGCCACTGCCCACCTGCCCCTCTGGGACCCCAGTCCGGGAGGAAGGGGCGGGGCACAGGCTCCAAGGCCCCTCCCCCAGGGGGCCCTCTCTCAGCGCCCCCTCCTCCACCACCGCCCTGCGCTCCCAGGGCAGAGCCCCGAGCTGCTGAGTGAGACGGACAGACTGGGCCTCACCTGAGACCACGAGCGCCAGGGGCTCACTGGGCTGTGACAGCAGGTAGGGGTCTGTGCTGAGTGAGCCGTAGCACCTGTAGGTGCCCCCGTGGGCTGAGGTCACAGGGCTCAAGGAGAACTCGGCCTGGTACCGCCCGTCTTGGCTCTGGGAGCGCAGACGCAGGGGGCGATGGGCTGCCCCCTCCTTGGACAGAAGGAAGGTGTCCGTCCTCTCTCCTGACTGACACAGCAGGGTCACATTCTCCCCCGGGGCCACCGAAGGGCCCAGCTGCACCGAGAGGGAGGGGCTGTCTCTGAGCCATCCTGCAGAGAGGAAGGGGGTGCGGGCGCCGGCCCGGGTTCTGAGCTAGACTCTGCGGGCCTCTCTGGCCCCTCAGcgctgtctctgtttctctgagtctctcccttccttcaccccgtctctctgtctcctccccgGGACCCCTCCCCCTGGTCCCAGCATCACCCCTGGGGCTCCCCGGTGGGGCCTGTGCAGAGTCTGGTCCCCGACTGACCCGCTGTCTCCTCACCTGCCACCAGCAGCTCCAGGGGCTCACTGGGGGCCGACCACTCGGAGGAGAGGCCGTGTCCACCGTAGCATCTGTACTGGCCCCCGTGGATGGTGCCCACCCGGCCCAGGGGGAAGTCGGCCTGAGAGAGCCCTCCCTGGGGCCTCCACCCAGGGTGCTGTGGGAGATCCTGTCCCCCCTCCTTGGACAGAGCGAATCTGGTGTAGCCGACGTCAGAGTGACACTGAAGGGTCAGGTTCTGTCCAGAGGTGATGACAGGGCCCTGCGGGGTCaggagggagggcttcccagacagCCCTGGGGAGAGACACGCGTCGGTTGTTGGGACCGCTTCCCTTGTGGACCCCCCTCTCCCGGCCCGGCCCCAGGCCTCGCCGTGTCTCAGTCTGTGTGTCTATCCTGTGAGCCccactctcctctccccaccctctcacaGGGGCTCCCCTGGGAGCAGAGACCCCAGTACGTTGTCTTGTCTGCACAAATGTATGGGGTCAGGACGGGATTCCTCACCTGAGACCAGGAGCTCCAGGGGGTCGCTGGGGGCTGACCACACCCTGGGGGTGTGCCTGTAAAAGCCGTAGCATCTGAACGTCCACCTGTGCCCAGGGGTCACGGGGCCTACGGGGAACAGGGCCTGGGTCTGCCCGTCGGGGGTTTGCTGTCCATCCAGGGTCCGAGAGGACTCGTCTTCTCCTTCCTTGGTCAGAAGGAATCTGTTAAATCCCTGACTGGAGGCACACTGGAGGGTCACGTTCCCTCCCGACATCACCACAGGGCTCGGTAGGGCTGAGAGGCTGGGTTTGCCGTAGGGTCCTAGAGAGAAGGACGCAGCTGGTTCCGTGgggcccccaccctcccctcccctcccctcccctccccagggctgggctgtgaGAGGGACACCCCCTGAGAGCAGACCCCCTCCTGAGGGCAGAGCCCGAGGCCCCCTAGATCCCTCACCTGTCACCACCAGCTGCAGGGGGTCACTGCGCTCTGACCAGCCAGTGCGGGTTCCGTAGTAGCACTGATAGCTCCCTGCGTGGTCGTCTCTCATGTAGTGGATGGAGAACCTGGCCTTGTCCCCGGGACCTGGGGGTTTCTGTCTGTCCCAGAGATCTGGGTTTCCCTCTTTATCCAGATGGaactcctgggccctgggggaCCCCTGACACCAGATGGTCACGGAGCTACCCCTGGGGACCACAGAGCCTGGCTCTGCCCAGATGGTGGGTTTTGGGAGGGTCTCTGGAAGGAAATTAGAGACGGGTTCACCAGGCATCCCCTGCGCCCAGGCTCCGGCTCTCAGCCCAGACCTCCCAGACTCCCCATCCGTGAGCCCTgagctgccccctccctcccctgtccctcccctgtcccctgtgTGACCCCTGTCCCCACGAGAGGAGGGAGCTGGGCCCTGGGACAGACTCACCGGCCTGCACCTGGGTCCTCAGGCCCACACTCAGTCCTGGAAGAGAGCGCCCTGTGAGAGGTGTGCCCTCAGCTCTGAGGATTGCCTCTCCGCCCCGGGAGTCTCCTGGCCCTGGGGTCCCCTGACGGAGCAGGTTGGCCGGGGGGTCAGTCCCTCCAGACCAgggctccccctgcccctcctcatCTCACCAAGGCAGAGCAGGGTGGGGAGCGCGGGGGCCATGGCGTCTCCTCCCTGCGGTCCAGGCTGTGAGGATGGAGACCTGGGTGTCCTCCAGACAGACCACAGGGTGTGTCCTCTCAGAGGCTGGGGCTTCCTGTCACGCGGCTGTCACATCAGCGTCCCTGCAGGAAGGGGAACAGCCTCTTTTTGAAAGCCTGGCGTCGTCCCCATGACAGTCCCAGTGTGTTCCTGAGACGCCCCTTCCAGTAGAGGGCATCCAGGATACGGCCTCCCCTCTGTGAGCCTCACCTCGGGGtctgcttcctcctctgcccacccGTCAACAGGTCCCTGTGGGGTCCTCACTGTGGATGGGGTCACCAGGCCCTGGAGATGCTTCAGGGAGGATGCCAGCCCCTGCTGCCCGCAGGACTCAGATCCccagaaacacatttttttttaaattggaggatcattactttacaatatggtgctggtttctgccatacatcagcatggatCGGCCGTATGTGTCACATGCCCTTCCTCTAGAAACTCCCttctctctaggttgtcacagagcccctgtgtgAGGTCCCTGAGTCTCATGGCACATTCCCCCGTGGTCTGTTTTACACGTGCCGGTGTGCgcgtttccatgctactctctgcattcgtcccaccctctccttcccctttgtGTCCAGAAGTCTGCTGTTTATGAGCGATACACGGTCAGCGTCTCCCTGGGCTCAGTGGAGTCCATGTGGCCAAGAGCCCAGAGGAGATGCTCAGGGAATAAGGAAGGAAACTGACTCCTCTCTTGCCCCAGAGTGTGGGTTTTCCCCGTCACAGCCCCCTTTAGGGGCATCTCTCTTTATGGCATCACCATCCAGCCCGCCTTCCTGGGAACAAGCCCCTGGGTACCTCCTGCCTCCTCAGGGCCCCAGGCTCCTTGGGCACAGTGTCTTTCTGGTCTTGTCATCACCTGCAAGCTTTAGGGGGTATTGATTGCGATCAGAGCTCTCACTGTGATGGAAAACAGATAGTCCTGTAAATGTGTGCCCGCTGCTCATGTAACCTGGGGTGGCGGTGCCCTTTATCTGGGCCTGAGGTTCCTCCTCTGCATTTTGTCCTGACCCCAGCCCTCAGATGGGCTGCGGGCTCTTGCTACCGTCATCATGGTCAATTTCCAGACGAGGTGACCCCAGGAGAGGGTGGACGTGAAGGGTTGCGGGCTGAGACTGCACCGAAGGGGGTGAGTGTGGTGCCCACCCAGAGCCTCCTCTCCTTCTAACACTGAGACTCGCTTGGAGAGTGTTTCTGAAACACGGAGCAAAAGACAAGGGCAGAAAGAAAGTTCCCCAAATGGAGGCAAACCACAGCAAAGTAGGAGAGGTCGGTGTGTGGCCCCGGTGGCGCGGATCATCTCGAGGTCAGAGGAAGGTTTCCACCCATGTGGACACACAGAGGGAACCAtggtcacagaaaaataaagggagGCAAGCATGTGGATTATTTTGTAGAAGAACAGGTGGTCACTGAAAAGAGGTGAAAATTTTTCGATGTGAACAATACAGTAGACTGAACACGTTAAAAAGTCATGCAGCCAAGAAGAGAGCTGAGCGGCCACGTATGAAGTCAGAGTATAGCATTGAGGAAATGGTCCAGAGTGCAGCACAGAGAGCAGACAGGGAGATTCAGGAGAGGCGGGCCTGTGCTGAGGGCCAGTGTGGTATCTGTTGTAAGTGTCAGACGGGAAGACGCTCACGACAGATGGAAGACACTCACGACAGACGGCAAGGGCTGAGGAAGCAAATAACGGAGCCTCCTTTACTGATGAGAACCGACCTGCGAAGGGCGGGGActcatgtgtgtgcacgtgaCACCCGAGCGCCGCCCTGCTGGCCCCTGACTGAGACTCAGCGCTCCTTACTTAGGGCCCCGGGCTGGATCACCGGCCAGGGATCCAGACACGGCACACTTGGGCTAAAGACTCCACACCCTGCAACGGAGAGCCTGTGTGCCGCAGCGATGTCAACAAATAGGTTAATTAACTACAAGGTAAAGAAAGTAACATCCGAATCTAGACCTTTCATAGTAAACTGAGAAACTGAAGGTTAAATTTAGAAAGTACTTCGCACTGAATTATACAATTTGAAACAGTCAGTTCTATTTTAAGTAAATTTCAACTAAAAAAAGGCAGACTGGACCCAGGCCCTGAAAATGTCCTGAAACTACTTCCTGTGGAAAACGCAGATTATCAAGAGAATGACCAGCCCACAGGGAGCGGACTGCCCCCTACCAAAAGGGGGCGCTAAAGGATATTGGAGCAGTGCCATCAGGGAATTAACCAGGAAGAGTTCCCCCTGAGTCGGAGTACTTGCAAGGGGCAGAAGTGAGGGCTTCATGCAGAGCACATCCCCAGCTTCCAGGAGGTTCGGCACCGCCTCCC
The nucleotide sequence above comes from Bos indicus x Bos taurus breed Angus x Brahman F1 hybrid chromosome 18, Bos_hybrid_MaternalHap_v2.0, whole genome shotgun sequence. Encoded proteins:
- the LOC113875626 gene encoding leukocyte immunoglobulin-like receptor subfamily A member 6, whose amino-acid sequence is MPGEPVSNFLPETLPKPTIWAEPGSVVPRGSSVTIWCQGSPRAQEFHLDKEGNPDLWDRQKPPGPGDKARFSIHYMRDDHAGSYQCYYGTRTGWSERSDPLQLVVTGPYGKPSLSALPSPVVMSGGNVTLQCASSQGFNRFLLTKEGEDESSRTLDGQQTPDGQTQALFPVGPVTPGHRWTFRCYGFYRHTPRVWSAPSDPLELLVSGLSGKPSLLTPQGPVITSGQNLTLQCHSDVGYTRFALSKEGGQDLPQHPGWRPQGGLSQADFPLGRVGTIHGGQYRCYGGHGLSSEWSAPSEPLELLVAGWLRDSPSLSVQLGPSVAPGENVTLLCQSGERTDTFLLSKEGAAHRPLRLRSQSQDGRYQAEFSLSPVTSAHGGTYRCYGSLSTDPYLLSQPSEPLALVVSDYTVQNLTRMGLAASVLLLLGVLLCQAWKDHRGARDAAWS